The Pseudomonas wenzhouensis genome has a segment encoding these proteins:
- a CDS encoding class I SAM-dependent DNA methyltransferase, whose translation MNAVEIEQAITDLASQPFDRVEFPYAFLQAFGNKETTLKRLRSGATNKSDLGGVLQTSNIHLAVCEPGKVTETLATLKSSPATARAKAKYVLATDGETLEAEELESGETVACDYPQFPDHFGFFLPLAGISTVKQIRENSFDIRATSRLNRLYVELLKDNPAWGTAERRHEMNHFMARLIFCFFAEDTDIFNGTGLFTDTLTQMSDRDSSNLHEVMGEIFRAMNTPIAQRASANLPRWADAFPYVNGGLFSGEPDVPRFSRIARSYLLHIGALDWKQINPDIFGSMIQAVADDEERGSLGMHYTSVPNILKVLNPLLLDELRAKLEEAGDNPRMLLNLRKRLARIRVFDPACGSGNFLVIAYKQLREIENTINERRGEPGRKSDIPLTNFRGIELRDFSAEIARLALIIAEYQCDVLYRGQKEALLEFLPLSSQNWITRGNALQVDWLSTCPPTGTGVRLTADDLFQSPLDQAQIDFENEGGETYICGNPPYLGSTWQSDDQKDDLRKLFDSRVKNWKSLDYVAGWFLKAADYCRHANAAAAFVSTNSICQGQQVSILWPEIFAAGCEIEFSYNSFKWSNLAAHNAGVTVSIIGISSHLKKTKRLFSVGAGGEVVEKQCSAINAYLVAGDSIIIEKSSRPLCGQGAMDFGSKPVDGGYLLLSRDELEGLDLKPEERTRFVRRLYGSAEFIRGLERYCLWIDDEHLDQASSIQAIAKRIESVRDMRLASSKVATNASAQRAHSFGEIRQNGDEIVIAVPAISSENRDYLPVGLLPVGTIISNKCYALFNAPLWNLSLIASRLHWVWIGTVCVRMRTDFSYSNTLGWNTFPIPVLTEKNKADLTRCAEDILLAREAHFPATIADLYDIATMPENLRAAHQRNDEVLERIYIGRCFKNDTERLEKLFELYTEMTAKQKPRKAK comes from the coding sequence ATGAACGCCGTAGAAATCGAACAAGCCATCACCGACCTGGCCAGCCAGCCGTTTGACCGGGTCGAGTTCCCTTATGCCTTCCTGCAGGCCTTCGGTAATAAGGAAACCACCCTCAAGCGCCTGCGTTCGGGCGCAACCAACAAGTCCGATCTGGGCGGTGTGCTGCAGACCAGCAATATCCACCTGGCCGTGTGTGAGCCAGGCAAGGTCACCGAGACCCTGGCGACACTCAAGTCCAGCCCCGCGACGGCCCGTGCCAAGGCCAAATACGTGCTCGCTACCGATGGCGAGACGCTGGAAGCTGAGGAGCTGGAAAGCGGCGAGACGGTCGCCTGCGACTACCCGCAGTTTCCTGACCACTTCGGCTTTTTCCTGCCGCTGGCAGGTATTTCCACGGTCAAGCAGATCCGTGAGAACTCCTTCGACATCCGCGCGACCAGCCGTCTGAATCGACTCTATGTGGAGCTGCTCAAGGACAACCCTGCCTGGGGCACGGCCGAACGCCGCCATGAGATGAACCATTTCATGGCGCGGCTGATCTTCTGCTTCTTCGCTGAAGATACCGACATTTTCAATGGCACCGGTCTGTTCACCGACACACTCACGCAGATGAGCGACCGCGATTCAAGCAATCTGCATGAGGTGATGGGCGAAATCTTCCGCGCCATGAACACGCCGATTGCTCAGCGAGCTTCGGCAAATCTGCCGCGTTGGGCGGATGCTTTCCCGTACGTCAACGGTGGGCTGTTCTCGGGTGAGCCGGATGTACCGCGCTTTTCCCGCATTGCGCGTAGCTACCTGCTGCATATCGGTGCGCTGGATTGGAAGCAGATCAATCCCGATATCTTCGGCTCCATGATCCAGGCCGTGGCGGACGACGAGGAGCGCGGCTCACTAGGCATGCACTACACCAGCGTGCCCAATATCCTAAAGGTACTGAACCCGCTGTTACTCGATGAGCTTCGCGCCAAGCTGGAAGAGGCCGGTGACAACCCGCGCATGTTGCTCAACCTACGCAAACGTCTGGCACGTATTCGAGTGTTTGATCCGGCCTGTGGTTCGGGCAATTTCCTGGTCATCGCCTACAAGCAGCTGCGCGAAATTGAAAACACGATCAATGAGCGTCGTGGCGAGCCTGGGCGTAAGAGCGATATTCCTCTCACCAATTTCCGAGGTATCGAGCTGCGGGACTTCTCTGCTGAGATTGCTCGACTGGCCCTAATCATCGCTGAGTATCAATGCGATGTGCTGTACCGAGGACAAAAAGAGGCTCTGCTGGAATTTCTGCCGTTGAGCAGTCAGAACTGGATTACTCGTGGCAATGCCCTACAGGTGGATTGGCTTAGTACCTGCCCGCCAACAGGGACCGGGGTTAGGCTTACAGCCGATGACCTTTTCCAGAGTCCACTGGATCAGGCCCAGATTGACTTCGAGAACGAAGGTGGCGAGACCTACATCTGCGGCAACCCGCCGTATTTGGGCAGTACCTGGCAAAGTGATGATCAAAAAGACGATCTCAGGAAGCTCTTTGACAGTCGAGTAAAAAACTGGAAATCCTTGGACTACGTTGCCGGCTGGTTCCTCAAGGCGGCTGACTATTGCCGTCATGCCAATGCAGCAGCTGCGTTTGTATCGACCAATTCCATTTGCCAGGGGCAGCAAGTCTCTATTCTTTGGCCAGAGATTTTTGCTGCTGGATGCGAAATAGAGTTTTCTTATAATTCTTTTAAATGGTCGAATCTGGCTGCGCACAATGCAGGGGTGACAGTATCCATCATTGGAATATCTTCTCACCTTAAGAAGACGAAGCGCTTATTTTCGGTGGGCGCTGGCGGTGAAGTTGTTGAAAAGCAGTGCAGTGCTATTAATGCATACCTTGTGGCCGGTGATAGCATAATCATTGAGAAGTCCTCAAGACCATTATGCGGTCAAGGTGCAATGGACTTTGGTAGTAAGCCTGTAGATGGAGGGTACTTGCTTTTATCTCGGGATGAACTAGAGGGCTTAGACCTAAAGCCAGAAGAGCGCACGCGATTTGTCCGCCGACTTTATGGATCTGCAGAGTTTATTCGAGGTCTGGAGCGTTACTGCTTGTGGATTGACGATGAGCATTTGGATCAGGCGAGCTCAATCCAAGCTATTGCAAAGCGTATCGAGTCTGTACGCGATATGAGGTTAGCGAGCAGCAAGGTAGCTACTAATGCCTCTGCGCAGAGAGCACATAGTTTCGGTGAGATTAGGCAGAATGGAGACGAGATTGTCATTGCCGTGCCGGCAATCAGTTCTGAAAATCGCGATTACCTTCCGGTTGGGCTGTTGCCGGTTGGAACCATTATTTCGAACAAGTGTTATGCCCTATTCAATGCGCCACTTTGGAACTTGTCGCTAATTGCTTCACGTCTGCATTGGGTTTGGATCGGCACTGTCTGTGTTCGTATGAGAACTGACTTCTCTTATTCCAATACGCTGGGCTGGAACACATTTCCCATACCCGTATTGACCGAGAAAAACAAAGCTGATCTCACACGTTGTGCTGAAGATATCCTTCTTGCCCGAGAAGCCCATTTCCCGGCCACAATTGCAGATCTCTACGACATTGCCACCATGCCTGAGAATCTACGCGCCGCCCATCAGCGTAACGATGAAGTGTTGGAGCGCATCTATATCGGTCGCTGCTTCAAAAACGACACCGAGCGTCTGGAAAAGCTGTTCGAGTTGTATACCGAAATGACGGCCAAACAGAAGCCACGGAAGGCCAAGTAA
- the tnpB gene encoding IS66 family insertion sequence element accessory protein TnpB (TnpB, as the term is used for proteins encoded by IS66 family insertion elements, is considered an accessory protein, since TnpC, encoded by a neighboring gene, is a DDE family transposase.), with the protein MMRPDAKVQKVYLYPKPVDFRKSINGLAALVELDIKVEVFNPVLFVFLNRTRSQVKILYWERNGFCLWLKRLEAERFKTKPDAGDEAIELTVDELNWLLDGIDLWRNRPHQVLTPRFVA; encoded by the coding sequence ATGATGCGTCCCGACGCCAAAGTGCAAAAGGTCTACCTCTACCCAAAGCCCGTCGACTTCCGCAAATCCATCAACGGCCTGGCCGCCCTGGTCGAGTTGGACATCAAGGTGGAGGTGTTCAACCCGGTGCTGTTCGTCTTCCTCAACCGTACCCGTAGCCAGGTCAAGATCCTCTACTGGGAACGCAATGGCTTCTGCCTGTGGCTCAAGCGTCTGGAGGCTGAGCGCTTCAAGACCAAACCTGATGCTGGCGACGAGGCCATCGAACTGACGGTCGACGAGCTGAACTGGCTACTCGACGGCATCGACCTGTGGCGTAACCGTCCGCATCAGGTTCTGACGCCACGCTTCGTGGCCTGA
- the tnpC gene encoding IS66 family transposase, protein MKFGADNLPDDLVLLKALILQLQEENALLRHKLFSPKSERSPEDADSPQLAMFNEAEELIDAADAPSEAEAEAEEVVAPVKRRGKRKPLPANLPRVDVIHELPEHELTCACGACKQVIGEETSEQLEIIPMQVRVIRHIRKTYACKACEMAPVTADKPAQLIEKSLASPSVLAMLLTTKYADGIPLYRFEKMLSRHGVEIPRQTLARWVIQSGEQLQPLLNLMRDKLLDYPVLHCDETRLQVLHEPGRDPAAQSWMWVQSGGPPDKPVILFDYTTSRAQEVPLRLLDGYRGYLMTDDYAGYNAVSAQEGIERLACWAHARRKFVEAQKVQPKGKTGRADMALNLINKLYGIERDLKAASDSERLTARLQRSQPLLDQLKTWLDKTQPQVAGQTALGKAVNYLASNWSKLVRYVEGGHLPIDNNRAENAIRPFVIGRKNWLFSDTPKGATASAQIYSLIETAKANGREPYAWLRHILERLPMAQSVEDYEALLPWNCSPASAPTS, encoded by the coding sequence ATGAAATTTGGCGCCGACAACCTTCCCGACGACCTCGTCCTGCTCAAGGCTCTGATTCTGCAATTGCAGGAAGAGAACGCCCTGCTGCGCCACAAACTGTTCTCTCCCAAGTCCGAGCGCAGCCCTGAAGATGCCGACTCACCGCAGCTGGCCATGTTCAATGAGGCCGAAGAGCTGATCGACGCAGCCGACGCGCCAAGCGAAGCCGAAGCCGAAGCCGAAGAAGTCGTTGCGCCGGTCAAGCGTCGTGGCAAGCGCAAGCCGCTGCCGGCCAATCTGCCGCGCGTCGACGTCATCCATGAACTGCCCGAGCACGAACTGACCTGCGCCTGCGGCGCCTGCAAACAGGTCATCGGTGAAGAGACCAGCGAGCAGCTGGAGATCATCCCGATGCAGGTGCGGGTGATCCGTCACATCCGCAAGACCTACGCCTGCAAGGCCTGTGAAATGGCTCCGGTCACCGCCGACAAGCCGGCGCAACTGATCGAAAAGAGCCTGGCCAGCCCCAGCGTGCTGGCGATGCTGCTGACCACCAAGTACGCCGACGGTATCCCGCTGTACCGCTTCGAGAAAATGCTCAGCCGCCACGGCGTCGAGATCCCGCGCCAGACGTTGGCGCGCTGGGTGATCCAGAGCGGTGAACAACTGCAGCCGCTGCTCAACCTGATGCGCGACAAGCTGCTGGACTACCCGGTATTGCACTGCGACGAAACCCGCCTGCAGGTGCTGCATGAGCCGGGACGCGATCCCGCTGCGCAATCCTGGATGTGGGTGCAAAGCGGGGGGCCGCCGGACAAGCCGGTAATCCTCTTCGACTACACCACTAGCCGCGCGCAGGAGGTGCCGCTGCGCCTGCTCGACGGCTATCGCGGCTACCTGATGACCGACGACTACGCCGGCTACAACGCCGTGTCCGCGCAAGAAGGCATCGAACGCCTGGCCTGCTGGGCGCATGCGCGGCGCAAGTTCGTCGAAGCGCAGAAAGTGCAGCCCAAGGGCAAGACCGGCCGTGCCGACATGGCACTGAACCTGATCAACAAACTCTACGGCATCGAACGCGACCTGAAAGCAGCCAGCGACAGCGAACGCCTGACGGCTCGCCTGCAACGCAGCCAACCGCTACTCGATCAACTCAAGACCTGGCTGGACAAGACCCAGCCGCAGGTCGCCGGTCAGACGGCCCTGGGCAAGGCGGTGAATTACCTGGCCAGCAACTGGAGCAAGCTGGTGCGCTACGTCGAGGGCGGGCACCTGCCGATCGACAACAACCGCGCCGAGAATGCCATCCGCCCGTTCGTCATCGGGCGCAAGAACTGGCTGTTCAGCGACACGCCCAAGGGCGCCACGGCCAGCGCGCAGATCTATAGCCTGATCGAAACCGCCAAGGCTAATGGGCGAGAGCCCTATGCCTGGCTGCGTCATATCCTCGAACGGTTACCTATGGCACAGAGCGTCGAGGACTACGAAGCGCTGCTGCCGTGGAATTGCTCGCCAGCTTCTGCCCCTACTTCCTGA
- a CDS encoding DEAD/DEAH box helicase, whose translation MTQTVPSVSVSYAQNGRSTKANELGMRPMQERVFERRGEQYLLIKSPPASGKSRALMFIALDKLAHQHIKQAIIVVPEKSIGSSFHDEPLSRHGFWADWHVEPRWNLCDAPGTDDGGKVNAVGAFLESGDQVLVCTHATFRFAVEKFGVAAFDDRLIAVDEFHHVSANPENRLGTYLGQLIARDKVHIVAMTGSYFRGDAEAVLSPADEARFDTVTYTYYEQLNGYEHLKKLDIGYYFYSGAYSDDILKVLDPKEKTILHIPNVNSRESTKDKIREVEHIIEELGEWQGTDPVTGFQLVKTADGRVLRIADLVDDDPAKRDKVSAALKDPAQKNNRDHVDIIIALGMAKEGFDWIWCEHALTVGYRSSLTEIVQIIGRATRDAPGKARARFTNLIAEPDASEKVVTEAVNDTLKAIAASLLMEQVLAPRFEFKPKTPTSGPQEGFDYGDAGYQPDKCNVGFNHETGQLQIEIKGLAEPKSPEASRICQEDLNEVIASFVQDKTNIERGLFDEELVPEELTQLRMGKIIRDKYPELDAEDHEAVRQHAIAALNLAQQAKQLVLGDDLQGTVTGANSAPSTALIDGVRKFAMDVRELDIDLIDRINPFSEAYAILAKTMSEESLKQVAAVIGAKRTRLTPEEAKDLAVRAVKFKKDHGRVPSLTAQDPWERSMAEGAAAFMRFKKEGRYG comes from the coding sequence ATGACCCAAACCGTTCCATCAGTCTCCGTCTCTTACGCTCAGAATGGGCGATCCACCAAAGCCAACGAGCTTGGCATGCGTCCTATGCAGGAGCGCGTCTTTGAGCGGCGTGGTGAGCAGTACCTGCTGATCAAGTCGCCGCCTGCATCCGGTAAAAGCCGGGCCTTAATGTTCATTGCTCTGGACAAGCTGGCGCACCAGCACATCAAGCAGGCCATCATCGTGGTGCCGGAGAAATCCATTGGTTCGAGCTTTCACGATGAGCCGCTTAGCCGTCACGGTTTCTGGGCCGACTGGCATGTAGAGCCGCGTTGGAACCTGTGCGATGCACCCGGCACCGACGATGGCGGCAAGGTCAATGCAGTGGGAGCATTCCTGGAAAGCGGCGACCAGGTGCTGGTTTGTACCCATGCCACCTTCCGTTTTGCGGTGGAAAAATTCGGGGTGGCGGCGTTCGATGACCGCTTGATCGCCGTGGACGAGTTCCATCACGTTTCCGCTAACCCCGAAAACAGGCTGGGCACGTACCTGGGCCAGCTGATCGCCCGTGACAAGGTGCACATCGTGGCGATGACCGGCTCTTACTTCCGGGGCGATGCCGAGGCGGTGCTGTCACCCGCTGACGAAGCTCGCTTCGACACCGTGACCTACACCTACTACGAGCAGCTCAACGGCTACGAGCACCTGAAGAAGCTGGATATTGGTTACTACTTCTACTCAGGGGCTTACTCCGACGACATCCTCAAGGTCCTCGATCCGAAAGAAAAGACCATCCTCCACATCCCCAACGTGAACTCTCGCGAGAGCACCAAGGATAAGATTCGCGAGGTGGAGCACATCATTGAAGAGCTGGGCGAGTGGCAGGGCACCGACCCGGTGACGGGCTTCCAGCTGGTGAAGACCGCCGATGGGCGTGTACTGCGTATTGCTGACCTGGTGGATGACGACCCGGCCAAGCGCGATAAAGTCTCGGCTGCCTTGAAAGACCCGGCCCAGAAGAACAACCGCGATCATGTCGATATCATCATCGCGCTGGGCATGGCCAAAGAGGGCTTCGACTGGATCTGGTGCGAGCACGCCCTCACAGTCGGCTACCGGTCCAGCCTGACCGAGATTGTGCAGATCATCGGTCGGGCGACACGCGATGCACCCGGCAAAGCACGGGCACGCTTCACCAACCTCATCGCCGAGCCAGATGCTAGCGAGAAGGTGGTGACCGAGGCGGTGAACGATACGCTCAAGGCGATTGCCGCTAGCCTGCTGATGGAGCAGGTTTTGGCCCCGCGTTTTGAGTTCAAGCCGAAGACTCCTACCTCTGGGCCGCAGGAGGGCTTTGACTACGGTGATGCAGGCTATCAGCCCGACAAGTGCAACGTGGGTTTCAACCATGAAACCGGGCAGCTGCAGATCGAGATCAAAGGTCTGGCCGAACCCAAGAGCCCTGAGGCCAGCCGTATCTGTCAGGAAGACCTGAACGAGGTGATTGCCAGCTTCGTTCAGGACAAGACCAACATCGAACGCGGCCTGTTCGATGAGGAACTGGTTCCCGAAGAGCTGACCCAGCTGCGCATGGGTAAGATCATCCGCGACAAGTACCCCGAACTGGATGCCGAGGATCACGAGGCCGTTCGCCAGCACGCCATTGCTGCACTGAACTTGGCTCAGCAAGCCAAGCAACTGGTGCTGGGTGATGATCTGCAAGGGACCGTCACTGGAGCAAATAGCGCCCCGAGCACTGCCCTGATTGATGGCGTGCGCAAGTTCGCGATGGATGTGCGTGAGCTGGATATCGACCTGATCGACCGGATCAACCCGTTCAGCGAGGCCTACGCCATTCTCGCAAAGACCATGAGCGAGGAAAGTCTCAAGCAGGTTGCGGCAGTGATTGGTGCCAAACGCACTCGCCTGACGCCTGAAGAGGCCAAAGACCTTGCTGTGCGGGCGGTAAAATTCAAGAAAGATCATGGCCGGGTACCTTCCCTGACTGCTCAAGACCCATGGGAGCGGAGCATGGCGGAAGGCGCTGCCGCCTTTATGCGTTTCAAGAAAGAGGGCCGTTATGGCTAA
- a CDS encoding GIY-YIG nuclease family protein, which produces MANEFDLDELEAELSDFAASDKKTGRTPREERIIAGFEDIQRFVEEHGHAPRHGDDKDIFERLYAVRLDRLRDQEECRTLLMPLDHQGLLNAFEVREPQGDYTMTDDELLAELAGDDEGADIQNLRHVRSNAEKREAEEIAQRERCEDFERFQPLFEQVQRELQSGVRVTRTFIRDASIEEGQFFILGGQTVYVADVGETFKAPNGESDARLRVIYSNGTESNLLRRSLQRALYKDDAGRRITEADAGPLFGDASEPDDIESGTIYVLRSHSTHPFVAEHRKLIHKIGVTGGKVETRIAGADKDATYLLADVEVVATYKLHNINRTRMENLFHRLFSPAQIELTIPDRFGNPVKPREWFLVPLHVINEAVERIRDGSIAGVIYDPKSATLRSAG; this is translated from the coding sequence ATGGCTAACGAATTTGATCTGGATGAGCTGGAAGCGGAGCTTTCCGATTTCGCCGCTTCAGACAAGAAGACCGGCCGCACTCCTCGCGAGGAGCGCATCATTGCCGGCTTCGAAGACATTCAGCGTTTTGTTGAGGAGCACGGCCATGCGCCGCGCCACGGCGATGATAAAGACATCTTCGAGCGCCTGTATGCCGTGCGCCTGGATCGCCTGCGCGATCAGGAAGAATGCCGCACCCTGCTCATGCCTCTCGACCATCAGGGCCTACTGAATGCGTTTGAGGTGCGGGAGCCACAAGGCGACTACACCATGACGGACGACGAACTGTTGGCGGAACTGGCCGGCGACGACGAGGGGGCGGATATTCAGAACCTACGTCATGTTCGCAGCAATGCCGAAAAACGTGAGGCCGAGGAGATTGCACAACGCGAGCGTTGCGAGGACTTTGAGCGGTTCCAGCCGCTGTTTGAGCAAGTGCAGCGCGAGCTGCAGTCGGGCGTTCGAGTTACCCGCACCTTCATCCGGGATGCGAGCATTGAGGAAGGCCAGTTCTTCATTCTCGGTGGGCAGACGGTGTATGTCGCTGATGTTGGCGAGACCTTCAAAGCTCCGAATGGTGAGAGCGATGCCCGGCTAAGGGTGATCTATTCCAACGGTACGGAAAGCAATCTACTGCGTAGATCCTTGCAGCGAGCACTCTACAAGGACGATGCCGGTCGGCGCATTACCGAGGCGGATGCAGGTCCGTTGTTTGGCGACGCATCGGAACCCGATGACATTGAGAGCGGCACCATCTACGTGCTGCGCAGCCACTCAACGCACCCTTTCGTGGCTGAGCATCGCAAGCTGATCCACAAGATCGGTGTCACCGGTGGCAAAGTGGAAACACGTATCGCCGGGGCTGATAAGGATGCCACCTACCTGTTGGCGGATGTTGAGGTGGTCGCCACCTATAAACTGCACAACATCAACCGGACGCGGATGGAAAACCTCTTCCACCGCCTGTTCAGCCCTGCCCAGATTGAGCTGACGATCCCTGATCGCTTCGGAAATCCAGTCAAACCTAGAGAGTGGTTTCTCGTGCCGCTGCACGTTATCAACGAGGCTGTTGAGCGTATTCGCGATGGTTCAATTGCTGGCGTTATTTACGATCCCAAGTCGGCAACGTTGCGAAGTGCCGGCTGA
- a CDS encoding helix-turn-helix domain-containing protein: MPKSEETNLAKVVGLAIARQRMLCELTQEQVAERLGIGGEAVSRIERGIVMPNIERLMQFAEIFGCEATDLLTQASHRPEDQAVRISQMLNQLTPADRQLVLEMIERLTQRLSQD; this comes from the coding sequence ATGCCGAAGTCTGAAGAAACGAACCTGGCCAAAGTGGTGGGCTTGGCGATTGCCAGGCAGCGCATGCTGTGCGAACTGACTCAAGAGCAGGTCGCCGAACGGCTGGGGATTGGTGGTGAAGCGGTGTCGCGTATCGAGCGTGGCATCGTGATGCCGAACATCGAGCGCCTGATGCAGTTCGCTGAGATATTTGGCTGTGAGGCTACGGATCTGCTGACCCAAGCCAGCCACCGGCCTGAAGACCAGGCCGTGCGTATCAGCCAGATGCTCAACCAGCTCACACCAGCAGATCGTCAGCTGGTGCTGGAGATGATCGAGCGTCTCACCCAACGCCTGAGTCAGGATTGA
- the radC gene encoding RadC family protein produces MKFHKLKAGEVAGSYLVDSPVTETDILRMAQQLATKRLSKGRALTDPHKVREHLQVLLQDLPHEVFAVLLLDSKHRVISFEELFRGTIDAASVYPREVIKTVLAQNAAAVILVHNHPSGDPSPSQADIRLTQTLKNALAMVGTTTLDHFIVGSEGIVSLAEQGLL; encoded by the coding sequence ATGAAATTTCACAAGCTCAAGGCCGGTGAAGTCGCCGGCAGTTACCTGGTGGATTCGCCAGTCACCGAAACCGACATCCTGCGCATGGCCCAGCAGTTGGCCACCAAGCGACTGAGTAAAGGCCGTGCGCTGACTGATCCCCACAAAGTCAGGGAGCACCTGCAGGTGCTGCTGCAGGATCTGCCACACGAAGTCTTCGCGGTGCTGCTTCTCGACAGCAAACACCGCGTGATCAGTTTCGAGGAGCTATTTCGCGGCACCATCGACGCAGCCAGCGTCTATCCGCGTGAAGTGATCAAAACAGTGCTCGCGCAAAACGCCGCTGCAGTGATCCTGGTGCACAACCATCCTTCCGGCGATCCCTCGCCCAGCCAGGCAGATATACGCCTGACGCAGACACTCAAAAACGCTCTGGCCATGGTTGGCACCACCACGTTGGATCACTTCATCGTGGGGTCAGAAGGCATCGTGTCGCTGGCTGAACAGGGCTTGCTCTAA
- a CDS encoding YqaJ viral recombinase family protein has translation MKATSLNGSTSKKRPALRLVSTKELPREDWLQIRKQGIGSSDAAAAVGLNPYKSQLELWLEKTGRDSNLPKADPHDEESPAYWGNVLEPIVAWHYSKRTKHKVRRINAVLQHPNPELPWMLANIDREVIGTDEVQILECKTAGINGARLWKEGVPEYVQLQVMHQLAVTGKQAADVAVLLGGQTLEIHRIERDEQMIARLIELERRFWQYVETDTPPPADGSASAELALRCLYPQDNGQIVDFSGNAGLAAAFLELKAVRQSISEKEKREAELKQMLQQAMGESTRAEFSSGYVSWRKAKDSTVLDVERLLQEKPYLQARYPKLKEGSRRFLIG, from the coding sequence ATGAAAGCAACGTCATTGAATGGCAGCACCAGCAAGAAACGCCCTGCCCTGCGTCTGGTCAGCACCAAGGAACTGCCGCGCGAGGATTGGCTGCAAATCCGAAAGCAAGGCATCGGCAGTTCGGATGCAGCGGCGGCGGTCGGCCTCAATCCCTACAAATCCCAGTTGGAGCTGTGGCTGGAGAAAACCGGCCGCGACAGCAACCTGCCGAAGGCCGACCCGCACGACGAAGAAAGCCCGGCTTACTGGGGCAACGTGCTGGAGCCCATCGTGGCTTGGCATTACAGCAAGCGCACGAAGCACAAGGTACGTCGCATCAACGCCGTGCTGCAGCATCCCAATCCGGAGTTGCCCTGGATGTTGGCCAACATTGATCGCGAGGTCATCGGTACAGACGAAGTGCAGATCCTCGAATGCAAGACAGCCGGCATAAACGGGGCACGCCTCTGGAAAGAAGGCGTCCCCGAATATGTGCAGTTGCAGGTGATGCACCAGCTCGCCGTCACCGGCAAGCAGGCGGCGGATGTGGCGGTGTTGCTCGGTGGCCAAACACTGGAGATCCATCGCATCGAGCGGGACGAGCAGATGATCGCTCGCCTGATCGAGTTGGAGCGCCGTTTCTGGCAGTACGTTGAAACGGATACCCCGCCACCTGCCGATGGCAGTGCCTCGGCGGAACTGGCGCTCCGTTGCCTGTATCCACAGGACAACGGCCAGATCGTCGACTTCAGTGGTAACGCCGGCTTGGCAGCGGCCTTCCTGGAGCTGAAGGCTGTACGTCAATCGATCTCCGAGAAGGAGAAACGCGAGGCCGAGCTCAAGCAAATGCTACAGCAGGCCATGGGTGAATCGACCCGTGCTGAGTTCTCCAGCGGCTACGTGAGCTGGCGCAAAGCCAAAGACAGCACCGTGCTCGATGTCGAGCGCCTGCTCCAGGAAAAGCCCTACCTGCAGGCCCGCTATCCGAAGCTCAAAGAAGGTAGCCGGCGTTTTCTGATCGGCTGA